The DNA region CGGCCCCCCGCGGCATCCAACGCTCGCGCGGCTTGCGCCGCCGAGCGAGTCAGAAGGTGCGCTCCAGTCGCACCGTGGTTTCCCAGCCCCCTTCCACCGCGCCCACGGGCTTGGCGAACTGGAGCAAGAAGTTGTCGTCGGCGGTCTTGAAGCCGAAGCCCACCGACTGCAGCCAGGTGCTGTCCTCCAAGCCTTCGCCGTAGAGCGCGGTGCTCTTCCAGGCGGTGGCGGCGTCGTAGAAGGTGAAGGCGCCGTAATTCATGTTCCAGAAGAGCAAGGTGTACTCGACGCTGCCGAGAAGGGAGCGGTCACCGTACACGGAGCGAAAGGAGTGGCCGCGCGCCGTTCCTAGACCGCCGACGTAGAAGAGCTTCTGCGACGGGATGGTCTCGTTGCCGAAGCGACCGGAGGCGGCGCAGCGCAGCGCCAGGTGCACTGGCGGGCCGAGGCGCAGGTAGGCGCGCCCATCGCCGACCCAGCGGGCGTAAGAGAAGTTGCCGTCGCCGAGCTCCAGGAAGCCACGGGCATACGAGCCGATGGTCCCCACGTCGCGGGCATGACGGCTGTCGTGCACGAGCTCCAGTCGCGCTGCCCGCAGCCGCCCGTTGCCACCCTCGCCCTCGGGCTCGTCGAGGAGGAAGAGCCGCGGGTTGGCGCGGAAGCGGTCGACCCCGGCGGTGAAGAAGCTCCAGTCGGTCTGCGTGGTCAGGCTGTTGTAGTCCTCCACCGCATAGGAGAGGCGCAAGGTCGTGTACGCCGGGAGTCGCAGGCGCACGTACGGTTCGATCCCAGCGATCTTGTAGTAGTCGTTGAAGTCGTGGCGGAAGAAGAGCGCCGCCAGGGTGTTCTCGCGCCAGCCGATCCCGGCCTGGTTCTCGTACGCCGTGCCATGGGAGTAGACGGCCCCGACGGTGAGCACCTTCGTCGGCACCAAGGGCTGCTCGAAATCCACCTCGGTCGTGCCCCGTTCGCTCACCCAGCCGTAACCGAAGCGCACGCTCAGCTC from Candidatus Krumholzibacteriia bacterium includes:
- a CDS encoding BamA/TamA family outer membrane protein; the encoded protein is MSQRRPRTPVLLSVFLLGLPLGPGAVGAPPDLSSDFFPHRSGKHVVFTFEAPAEADVRILGDFNGWDAQPLRYSGDGIWETGIDLEEGVYEYKFVVDGRHRLDPSNPDEVVAPDGSVRSRLRVLEDGEVTYYNRWSPHRERMSTRVTYTPHPHIRLTFGGDYSYQRVDGSVLWLTGKYSSSYTYVPELSVRFGYGWVSERGTTEVDFEQPLVPTKVLTVGAVYSHGTAYENQAGIGWRENTLAALFFRHDFNDYYKIAGIEPYVRLRLPAYTTLRLSYAVEDYNSLTTQTDWSFFTAGVDRFRANPRLFLLDEPEGEGGNGRLRAARLELVHDSRHARDVGTIGSYARGFLELGDGNFSYARWVGDGRAYLRLGPPVHLALRCAASGRFGNETIPSQKLFYVGGLGTARGHSFRSVYGDRSLLGSVEYTLLFWNMNYGAFTFYDAATAWKSTALYGEGLEDSTWLQSVGFGFKTADDNFLLQFAKPVGAVEGGWETTVRLERTF